AGAGTCCCTCTGGCCTCGTAAGCTCAGTCTTCATTTCTGCTCCTTGAAACCAGTAAAGGTATTCTATGGTCTGACATGCtgcattgattcattcattcattgcatttatatctcctGGGAGCGTAATATATGGTGCACATGGTTCTCGGCAAAACCACACTGGGATATCGGCCGAGAGGCAAGGACTGGCCTCCAAGGCCACCCAGGGAACTTTCTATGGGCGAGGTAGGAGGATTTGAACTTAGGTCTCACAGGTCCCAATCCAACACCCTGGCTCTCTAATGACACACATAAACTTCCCAAGCCACCCTCAAACTAGCTTCAGCAAAGCAAACATTTGACACgtcctttgcacatgcacagttgCCAACTTGTGAGCAGGAGTGATGGGCAGTGAGGGTGGGGGGGACGTACAATGCAGCAgtggggagaagaggaccttggtgctttttaaggtgctaatGTGTCCGTGGCCTCAGGGGAGGGCAGCTCACCCCACACTCCCCAAACCATCCTGCCTCATCCTCCATTTATCCAGGCTACAGGCAGCCTATGGCTCCCTCTCCTGGACAACTATGGTGCAGCAATTATTAgtattttgcaggaaggattctGCCCCCAAAGGGTTAgtattttgcaggaaggattctGCCCCCAAATTTAGGTTTTTTGACTGATCTGTTGCCCTAAGAAGAAGGTGGACCCTCCTCcttcggaggtttttaagcagaggttggatggccatctgttagggattccatagctgtgattcctgcattgcagggggctggactagatgtcccttgggatcCCTGGAAAGTAAGCAGGGAGGTGCATTGCAAAGCGAGAGGCAGCCGGGTGATTTACTCGGAGAACTTGCAAACGCTCTGTAGCCTAGTCCAGGTGAGGGAGAGCAGTAAATGCAACTAATAAACAGGATATACCCCCATCTCCACCACCATTTTCCCTTCCACGTGGGCCACCTgccagatttctccccccccccagctgtgctTTCAGGCAAGGAAACAGAAGTTGGGGGGATTTGCTGCAAAATGACCGCCCCCCCCATGCAGCAACCACCCCTACCTTGGCCCTGACACACTGCAATCTGGATCAGGATTGACACCCAATGGCCACACCAGTATCACTGCCATCTCACACGTCTCCAACATCCTGACTTCGTTTCACTCATTTCCCCCAAACTCGCTGATTGATCCCATCAATGTCCTGGTTGGCAACTTGCATTTATTCTTATTCTGTTCAAGTTCCTCTCCCTGTCATTTGAACTCAGCTCAGAGAGGGAGCGGAGAGGCAGCTTTGCCAGGAACACAAGCACTGGCCAGGAGGTGGCGTGCGGCTCTGCCTCTGCCACACAAAGAGGGGAAGCCTAGTCCCACTGAGCCCCCTTTGCAGGAGCAGGCTATCTGCACACCTGTGGTGGGCGAGGCTGGATACCCAAACGGTCATTTTGTCCTAAatgaaggagagaaaaagaagagggcaGCCTACTTGTCCCGCCCTCCGTCCCCCGCACTGCCGCCTTGGAGGTGTGTGTCATGCACAAATGTCAAATCTCCGCACGGAGGCCATCCCGTGGATGGGCAGTGGGCAGGGGAGCTTGCTGTCCACCTCCTGgcacatctccaggtaagggtcCAAGAGAACCATGTTGGGGATTGCAGCGTTGCCCTGTCTCTGCGCCAGGAGATAGATCCTGCCATTGGCTGCGCTGCACCCTGTGAAGAACCGTCTCGCCAGGCACTCCTCCTCCACCGGCGTCCACTCGCCCGAGTCCACGTCAAAGCGGAAGGCGCCCCCTCCCACGGTGTAGATGGCCCCATTCAGAGCCACAACGCAGAGGTCATacctgggggtggagagaggagagCGTCAGGCATGGGGAGGTGACCGCCAGGGGGCAGCCGATCCCAAGGCAgatcttccttctcttcctgtcCCTGATGCAAATCTTCCCCTGCCTCTGGTGGGGAGTTGGGTGTGTGCCATTTTGGGAGATGACTCAGgtgcccagatgttttgggcttccCTGCCTGGAGGTGTCCCAGGTGCAAAGCAGCTCCAGACATCCCTCAGCCTGGGCAGTCACGAGTTTACTGCTGCATTTAGaaggagactggggggggggggggctcccttcAGGAATGGGGCAGAATAGCCAAATttaatggagagatgggggaATGGACAGTGTGAGGGATGATTGGCAAACCTGCAGACGGACAGCAGGTGCCTCCAAGTTCTGAAGGCGCATCCTGGCTCAGAAGAGGCCGTCTTGGCCCAGGGTAAAGGGGGGGAGGTTGTCACAATCAGGGTGAAAGCCCCAAAGCGCAGGCACTCATTGCAGGTCTGTGGGGCAGAGGCAGGTGAGGAAGGCGTCAGTGAGAGGATGACAACTGCGGAGTTTGATTATTTTGATTTTCTGTTCAATTATTTTGGTTAACATTTTCTATTTCAATTATTAAAgttcatatttttcttttcaaattgccggaaggaggcaccCAACCACCTTAGGGGCTCTGCTCTGGATTTATTCACGACTCTTTTCTTCTGAAGATATTCCACATATTGCAgtcagagagctgaaaataaAGCCAGTATTTTCCCCATCTGACAATCAATGTgcctctttggtttcagataCGTGTACATGGAAAGATAGGTTTAAACATGAGCCACCACAGCTGCAAAGGGGCCAttaaaatttgtgtcctgggctttttggACTTGTCTACCCCATTTACTGTCTGAAAACAAAacggcacattggttgccagatgtgaattcTTTTCCAGATCTCCTGCCCCACTAACAACGCAGTGGAGGAtgaggaccagagttttccttctcctcaaTGGGCTTCCTTCCCAGGAGGGCGAGATCCACCGGCTcctcacttctctctacagcatGTGTAAACTGCCTGCTTGTCCGTTGGACCCCGTCTTGGTCTTGTCCGCTCTGCCCACcaaagcctgtcttcacatgcaggagaagcccctaactcactgagggtttggaGACCCCTTGGCTCACTTCACCTGGTCCTGccggccagtcgaagccgttCCAGGATTGTGGCTACTGCCacctgctggcagcttctaggagccacaggtgggagctgaatgcggggggacggggacgagaCACTACTCCAGAAGGAGCAGGATGTGGCCCCCCTAACACCCCAACCTCCAGAGCTGCCTCAcctagggagaggagagaaggagacCACATCCCAGATGTCCGTTTCCACATCCAGCCGCTGGACAGCACGGCAGACATCTCCATTCTCGTCCAGGCCACAGACGACGTAGACGCGAGTCCCCACACTGACCGCCCCGGCCCTCTCCACGGGGTGGGCCAGGGGGCTGGTGACCTCCCAGGAGGAGTCAGCGGGCGCCAGGCGCTCCACCTCGGGCGTGACGGCCCCCTCGTCAGTGCTGCCCCCCATCACGTAGAGGTGGAAGCCCACCCCCACAGCGCAGTGGCTGTGGCGTGCCGTCTTCATGGCCGGGCCATCCAGCCAGGAGTTGTCCCAGCTGTTGTAGATCAGCACCCAGCCCACGCTGCACCAGGAGAACTCCTCGCGGAAGTAGCCGCCCGTCACAAAGAGGAAGTTGCCTGTGGAGAGAGAGCACAAGAGAGGCCGTTCCCCCTTCCGCCACAGACCCACCACACGGCTTCGCTTCTGCTGCGCGTTGCCTCCTTCTGAACGCAAAGCGGTTCGTCTCCAAGGGTTGATATTTCACATCTTGCATTCCTTTCGGCGTGAAGCAAAAGCAACGAGGACAAGATGAGGACAACCAACTGCATACATGCAACTGGGAGACAATGGCTGTTTCTGCCCCCGTTTCCATTGGGGTTCCCTGATGCCCCAAAGAGGTATGAGACAGGGCGAATCGAGGCTGAGGGAGACATGgccaggaaataaacatctattgGAAGGCAGCCCAAGACAAGGAGTTTGGCGATTTCTGTGTTTTagcattttgttggaagccgcaaagagtggccggggcaacccagttagaggCATCCTCATTAGCATTATTATTTCTGGGtctaaactgtttctggtgcaatgggacactgtcacagaaaccagagtgcatggaaacgccgtttaacttccctccacagcggtagctatttatctacttgcactggcatgctttcgaactgctaggttggcaggagctgggacagagcaacaggaggagctcaccccatcgcagggattgaactgccgaccttttgattggcaagcccaagaggctcagtggtttggaccgcagcgccacccacatcaggCAAGGCCATGGCACAGCAGTACACTTTGTAGAAGATGTTTTCCCCAGGCTTCTTGCAAAGCAGGAAGCAGGTCTAAAGAAAAGGgaacctctgagcatgtgcagagtgcagccAAACCTCCTGGCAGCAGGTAGCCGCAGCTGGCACCCTCTCCCACCCTCGCATTCCACTAGACGTAAACTTCAAGGTGAAACCCTCTGCCTGCCCACACCAACCCAGAGAGCACCAAAGCAGAGACCAAACTCTCAACAGCATGGGGAAAATGCCAGCCACCTGCAGGCTGGCtcgcactctgtgcatgctcagaggccaGAAGAGTTACCGATGGCAGCCACAGCATACTGGGTGAGGTTCTTGCGCTGCAGGGGAGCCCTGGACTGCCACACCTGCGTCTTTGGCTGGAACTGGAAAAGCTCCTGCTGCTCTTGGTCGTGTTTGCCAGCCAGGACGAAGAGGACCTCGTGGCTGCGCCCCACGCAAGGCGAGAGGCCCGCCTGTCTCCAGCTGGCAGGCGGGCAAGCATCCAGCTTTTGCAGCAGCCGCCCCGAGGTGTCCTGCCCTGGGGGGCTCTTGCAGCGCCGCACCAGCCGCTCCAGGAAGGGCAGGCTCAGGAAGGGCCCGCGGATGAGGCCCGCCAGCTCCAGGAAGACTGCTTCCCGCCCAGCAGGGTCGGCAGCCACCCACCGCAGCAGCGCCTCAAAGGCCGCCTCCTCGCGGCTCACAAAGAGATCGTCGCTCCGCAGCAGCGCCCGCAGCGTCTCTGCAGGGGCCTCCATGAACTCCTCGCCGGAAGACACTTCGGCCCAGTGTGAGAGCACCACAGAGAGTGCAGCCGCCTGCAGGTGAGCGCAGGAGAAACATTGCGCATAGGCCAGGAAACCAAGGCAGTTGGAGACGTGCAGCTCCCTCTCCAGAAATGCCTCGCAGCGCCGCTTGGCGCAGTCCAGCTGCAGGAAGTCAGCCGCCTCCAGCAGGTCTGTGACGTTGTTGCGGTCAAGGAGGAGGCTGCCCGTCTGTGTGAAGGCCAGCAGGGCCTGGAAGGCAGTGGGGTCCAGGCCCTGGATCCGGATCCGAGGTGCCGTGCGCTCCCGCGTGCCCCCAAAGAACATGGCCTCAAAGTAGCGACTGTAGCGGGCCAAGGCCCAGCGCTCGACAGGGAACTGCCTGTCGCCCACCTCCAGGACCACATGGCCTCCTGACTGGTCCCCAGAAGACGCCCCTTCCAGGCCAGCCATGTTCACCGGGTGCAAGCAGGCCACACTTTGGGCTGCGCAGGAGGGCTTTGGCCAGGCAACCAAGACAGATATAGCAGCAACTCGGCCCCTAAAAATAGATCCCTCCCTCTGGCTCCCTCTCAGCTGCCCAGGCTGCGAGGCGTCGCCAGGATGTAAgaagagctgctggatcaggccaagccCAACGTCCCTCTTTCCCTGCCGGGACCAAGAGAGACTGCCTCTGCACCTGGAGGTTCCAAAAGATTGTCAGAAGAGTGTGGCTGCCAGACCACGTCAAAGGCAGAACATCCAGCCCAGCGGCCAATTAAATGCCCCCAAAGGAAACCCTGCAAGTGATGGGAGAGCAGTAGCCTCCTCCCGCTCTGGTTCTGCAGCATTCTAAGGTAGACTGACTCTGTCCGTGGAGGCCCATTTTGGAATTGTGAGGAATGAAGCAgagccctgcagcagcagcagctgcacctGGCCAAAGGGGCGTGTCAAgcccagcagcctcttctcacaGGTGCCCCAAAGAACCCAGGGATACAgatggaccaggggtcagcaaggtttacctcgcctgggccagttcactccagcggagatccctccgtagGCCAGAGCACAAGCGGCTGCGATTTCTGGTGTCTGTGTAGACGTGATTTTCAACGTCTGCGTCGAAACGATTTTCAACGTCTGCATTTGCGCAGACGCAATTTTTGGCACTGCAGAAGCAAGTCCCTTcactgcaccggtttagcgcagcacacggggactcgccaagcgggcggcttggtttgggggaagctcatgggctggttaaatggccacttgtggcccatgggccttaggttgcctacccctgagatagactgcctctgaaacTGGAGATTCCACAGCAGCAttggaagagcctggctgctggatcaggtccatctatcccagcctcctctttctcacagtggccaaccaggtgggaaacctgtaagcaggatccgagtaagagagcagctctcccctcctgtgatttccagcagctggtattcagcagcattgCTGCCTTGTCTGGATTCCTGGGTTCTTAGGGAAGATTGTCCACTGCAAagacaggaggctgggctagatgggcctgatccagcaggctcttcgtaCGTCATTCCTGGGGTAAACACTCACTCCTTGTAGGCAGCCGTACTGTGCTACTGACATCTGCAACTAAAGAAGCCAAGTAAAGAAGTGCTGCTTGAGCAGAGAACCTTTAAAATGAAGTAGTTGCTACATTTTCATTGTGGCTGCACCTCAGGCATCTATACTTGATTCAAAGAGATTGGTGATAGGTAGAGATGGCTCCCATCCTGTCCCAAATAAACTTTGTCGTTCCGAGTTTAGATATCACATTTCAAAGCAGCAGTGTCTTACAAATTCTAGGTCAGTTTTGGATAGCTTTTTATTCATGGATTTTCAGGAATTCTCCTGAAAAGGAAAGAGTCGCCACCTGGAAATTAAGAGGAGTTGGACACAGGTGTCATTACAATTCCTGACATTTGGCAAAGCGCTTGACCCCTCCTAGCAGACAACTGTCCTGGAGAAAGGAAGGCAGAAACTATTAACCCAAAGGGAAAATGGGCAGTCccttccaaagctctggggacagaACAGCAAGCCAATGTAGGAACAGCTGTGGCCAAGGAGGtaaaaggaacaacaacaaaaaaccccaccttcctGTGTAATATTTTACATAAATACAGCAGGCTATTTCAGTGGCTCTAGACTGGAGTCGAAAGTTCATAGCAAAACAAGGTTACTTTCTGAAATAGTTTTCAGGGCCTCTCCTGGCAAAACCCTTTTTTCCTTGTGAGACAAAGTGTcaaaatgggggcaggggggataACTAAAACCCAGTAACAACCACCTCACATAAGTTAACAAGGTCCTTTGCCAGTATAAacatagcatacaaaaatatgttccCCTTGCAGGAGAGTCCATTCTTCGAGTCCTCTCAAGATTTTAGCTGCAGAAAGAGCCCAGAGTGGCTTAGCCGTCTTGCTGCTGAATGAAGGGGTTGGGAATGGCTTCCATGCCGTCCTGGGGACAGATGAGGACCACCGAGGTCCCTCGGCAGACCACCAGTCCCAGCTGACGGGTGTCCTCTGTGAGCTTGTATTGGTCATCTGgatctgcaaaggaaaaagcccagAAAGAGCTACAACACTGGGTCCCACCAGCTATCCTGGTCTCAAGCTCTGGTGCTTTTCTGCACCAAAGTCAGTGCCTCGAACTCAGACCTGGGAGCCAGGTGGCAGCCAGAGGCAGGAGTTGAGGCTCAACATCCCTCAGCAAGACAAAAGCCTCCTGGGATCAGCTGTGGCAGCAGCGCTA
The genomic region above belongs to Lacerta agilis isolate rLacAgi1 chromosome 18, rLacAgi1.pri, whole genome shotgun sequence and contains:
- the LOC117039513 gene encoding kelch-like protein 21, with protein sequence MAGLEGASSGDQSGGHVVLEVGDRQFPVERWALARYSRYFEAMFFGGTRERTAPRIRIQGLDPTAFQALLAFTQTGSLLLDRNNVTDLLEAADFLQLDCAKRRCEAFLERELHVSNCLGFLAYAQCFSCAHLQAAALSVVLSHWAEVSSGEEFMEAPAETLRALLRSDDLFVSREEAAFEALLRWVAADPAGREAVFLELAGLIRGPFLSLPFLERLVRRCKSPPGQDTSGRLLQKLDACPPASWRQAGLSPCVGRSHEVLFVLAGKHDQEQQELFQFQPKTQVWQSRAPLQRKNLTQYAVAAIGNFLFVTGGYFREEFSWCSVGWVLIYNSWDNSWLDGPAMKTARHSHCAVGVGFHLYVMGGSTDEGAVTPEVERLAPADSSWEVTSPLAHPVERAGAVSVGTRVYVVCGLDENGDVCRAVQRLDVETDIWDVVSFSPLPRYDLCVVALNGAIYTVGGGAFRFDVDSGEWTPVEEECLARRFFTGCSAANGRIYLLAQRQGNAAIPNMVLLDPYLEMCQEVDSKLPCPLPIHGMASVRRFDICA